The genomic segment TGAGGGGATTTTGATCAAAAAAAGCCCTGCCTGATGTAAGCATCAGGCAGGGCTTTTTTTATTTGTGAAAAGCCCCCAGAGGCAACCGGAAAATTCCAACGGAGAAAATGAAAAAGAGTCACCAAATAAAAATTTGGTAAAATGGAAAATGCGCAGCAAAAACGCCCTATATGGGTTACCAATAAAAAAAGGGCAAAAAAAAATTGGTAGCAAAAAATATTTTTAAAAAATTAACACCCTAATTCTGAAAAAAACTTATTTTTCCAAGCACTCCCAATCTAAATATATTCTGGAACAACCTGATCAATAAAAAGGATTCTGTTATTGAAGTTCCTGGACACAGGTGGGTCATTCCTGCACATGCTGTGTATAATCATGTTTCAATGGGATAAGGCATATTCAAATATGGTTTTATTTCAGGTATATTATTTATTAAGACTTCCCTAACCTTGAAATATCTTTATATAATGAATATTTTTGCTTTATGGTTTTTTTAATATACTCAAAAGGAGATAAATAAAAATATGAATGACTTTCAACTTACAGCCCCCTTTGGCGGTTCTCTTGTTGATCTTGTTGTTGACCTGGACAGGGCAGGGCTTCTTAAAGATATAGCAGCTAATTTAACAGATATTACATTAAATGAAAAACAAATGTGTGATCTTGAAATGCTTGGCACAGGTTCTTTTTCCCCTCTTACAGGTTTTATGGTTCAAGGAGATTATGAATCAGTTCTTGACAGGATGAGGCTGCAAAATAATATGATCTGGCCTGTTCCTGTCTGCCTTGATATTCCAGGTTTAACAGCCAAAAACCTTGAGGCTGGTCAGTCTGTTGCTCTCAGGGACCCTGAAGGATTTCTTCTTGCTGTGATGCATATTGAAGATATTTGGAAGCCAGACCTCAGACGTGAAGCCCTGCATATTTACAAAACAGAAGATACAAGTCATCCTAATACAGATTATCTTTTAAACAATACCGGTGATTATTATATAGGGGGAAAACTTGAGATTATCAGTCTTCCTCTCAGGTTTGATTTTCAGCAGTTAAGAATGTCTCCTGCTGAAATAAGAAATATGTTTATTAAACTTGGATGGAAAAAAATAGTTGGTTTTTATACAAGAAATCCAGTTCACAGGCCCCAGTTTGAAATGACTTTAAGAGCCATGCGTCAGTCAGGGGCAAATATACTTATGCTTCCCACAGCAGGCACCTCTCTTGAAAATGATTTTGACCATTATACCCGTATCCGCTGCTATCGGGAGATCATAAAAAAATATCCCCCTGATTCCCTGCTTCTCAATCTGCTGCCTTTAGATATCCGCATGGCAGGCCCAAAAGGGGCTGTACTTCATTCCATAATTGCAAAAAATTATGGATGTACTCATTTTATTGTAGGCCATGACCACGCATCACCTGATCCTGCAAAAGATGATAAATCTTTTTATAAAAAAGGCGAAGCTGTTTCTCTGACTCAAGAATTAAGCATAGAAATTGGCATAGAGATTATTGCATTACAGGAAATGGTTTATCTGCCTTTTGAAGATGAATACAGATTTGCAGACCAGGTGCCTGAAAATACCCAGACCATATCTTTTTCAGGCTTTGAAATAAGAAACCGTATCCGTTCAGGCAGGCGGGTCCCTGGCTGGGCAAGTTTTCCCGAGGTTATAAAGGAACTCAAGCGGGCATGTCCCCCTCCAAAAAAACAGGGACTGACTGTTTTTTTTACAGGGCTTTCAGGAGCAGGAAAATCAACCCTTGCAAAAATATTATATTCAAGATTTCTTGAGCTGGGAGACCGGCCTGTAACCCTGCTGGACGGAGATATTGTCCGCCAGAACCTGTCTAGAGAACTTAATTTTTCCAAAGAACACAGAGATATAAATGTTCGGCGCATAGGCTTTGTTGCAAGTGAAATTACAAAAAACAGGGGGATTGCCATATGCGCGCCTATTGCACCTTATGAAAATACACGGTCTGAGATACGCAGTCTTATTGAGACCTACGGGGGATTTGTAGAGGTTCATGTTTCCACCCCTATTGAAGAATGTGAAAAAAGAGACAGAAAAGGCATGTATGCAAAAGCCCGGGCCGGACTTATAAAAGGATTTACAGGAATAGATGATCCATATGAAATACCAGGGTCTCCTGAAATAAGAATTGATACTTCAGCCCTTACTCCCAATGAAGCAGTTAAGGAAGTAATGCTGTTTTTAGGAGAAAAAGGTTATATTTAGCCTTAAACAATATATTGATTGAATTTCCTGCTGTTTTAGTCAAGACAAAAAAAGTTTGACAAACCATGCAAAGATAAGTATTAGAGCATTTCTGTTATGAGTCTGAAATCAAGATATTATTTTGGAATATAACCAGTAACATAAGAGCCAGTAATAATGAACGATGAGGGAAAAAATGGAAAGATTATGCTTGCGTCAGATGCTTGTCAACCAGAGCGGAGTTATTAAATCTGTTAAAGCTGAGGGTGAACTTGGCCGGAGAATCCGTGATATGGGGTTAGTTCCCAATACTGAAGTAACAATTGTGGGCAGAGCGCCATTAAAAGACCCTGTTGCTTTAAGACTCAGGGATTTTACCCTGTCTTTGCGCAATAATGAAGCTGACTTTATAACAGTTGAGGTGCCTGGAGTTTAATGTGAGTCAGATTTTAAATATTGCTCTTGCAGGAAATCCTAATGCAGGGAAAACAACCATGTTCAATGCCCTTACAGGGGCAAGACAGAGTGTTGGAAACTATCCCGGGGTAACAGTTGAAAAAAGAG from the Desulfonema limicola genome contains:
- a CDS encoding bifunctional sulfate adenylyltransferase/adenylylsulfate kinase, translating into MNDFQLTAPFGGSLVDLVVDLDRAGLLKDIAANLTDITLNEKQMCDLEMLGTGSFSPLTGFMVQGDYESVLDRMRLQNNMIWPVPVCLDIPGLTAKNLEAGQSVALRDPEGFLLAVMHIEDIWKPDLRREALHIYKTEDTSHPNTDYLLNNTGDYYIGGKLEIISLPLRFDFQQLRMSPAEIRNMFIKLGWKKIVGFYTRNPVHRPQFEMTLRAMRQSGANILMLPTAGTSLENDFDHYTRIRCYREIIKKYPPDSLLLNLLPLDIRMAGPKGAVLHSIIAKNYGCTHFIVGHDHASPDPAKDDKSFYKKGEAVSLTQELSIEIGIEIIALQEMVYLPFEDEYRFADQVPENTQTISFSGFEIRNRIRSGRRVPGWASFPEVIKELKRACPPPKKQGLTVFFTGLSGAGKSTLAKILYSRFLELGDRPVTLLDGDIVRQNLSRELNFSKEHRDINVRRIGFVASEITKNRGIAICAPIAPYENTRSEIRSLIETYGGFVEVHVSTPIEECEKRDRKGMYAKARAGLIKGFTGIDDPYEIPGSPEIRIDTSALTPNEAVKEVMLFLGEKGYI
- a CDS encoding FeoA family protein yields the protein MERLCLRQMLVNQSGVIKSVKAEGELGRRIRDMGLVPNTEVTIVGRAPLKDPVALRLRDFTLSLRNNEADFITVEVPGV